One stretch of Nocardia mangyaensis DNA includes these proteins:
- a CDS encoding class I SAM-dependent methyltransferase has product MPDNTVRAAYTAVNQLYIDLFGSPTDLDPAHTAFALRHLTEGPVLDLGCGPGRFTKVLTDAGTTTTGIDLVPEFITHARTTYPTLDFELGSLRTLNTPPESVAGILAWFSLIHIPPPELPAVLTEFHRVLRPGGHLVLGFFDTEDEVEEFPHKVIPAYRWPVDELAYLLSIAGFTELERFQHPASADTRRHAALALLRSQEVRRTDLERLSRPGTPQCRR; this is encoded by the coding sequence GTGCCCGACAACACCGTCCGCGCCGCCTACACCGCGGTCAACCAGCTCTACATCGACCTGTTCGGCTCGCCCACCGACCTCGATCCCGCCCACACCGCCTTCGCCCTCCGACACCTCACCGAGGGCCCCGTCCTCGACCTGGGCTGCGGACCCGGCCGCTTCACCAAGGTGCTCACCGACGCCGGAACCACCACCACCGGCATCGACCTGGTCCCCGAATTCATCACCCACGCCCGAACCACCTACCCCACCCTCGACTTCGAACTCGGTTCCCTCCGCACCCTGAACACCCCGCCCGAATCCGTCGCGGGCATCCTCGCCTGGTTCTCGCTCATCCACATCCCACCCCCCGAACTCCCCGCCGTCCTCACCGAGTTCCACCGAGTACTCCGCCCCGGCGGCCACCTCGTCCTCGGGTTCTTCGACACCGAAGATGAGGTGGAAGAATTCCCCCACAAGGTCATCCCCGCCTATCGCTGGCCGGTCGACGAACTGGCCTACCTCCTGTCCATCGCCGGATTCACCGAACTGGAGCGCTTCCAGCACCCCGCATCAGCCGATACCCGCCGCCATGCCGCCCTCGCACTGCTCCGCAGCCAGGAGGTGCGGCGAACGGA